From Scatophagus argus isolate fScaArg1 chromosome 10, fScaArg1.pri, whole genome shotgun sequence, a single genomic window includes:
- the p4ha1b gene encoding prolyl 4-hydroxylase subunit alpha-1b isoform X1 — MLSLRMKLPCWCVLLLSCLHSLSAHNDFFTSIGQMTDLLYTEKDLVTSLKDYIRAEENKLERVKQWADKLDSLSATATQDPEGFLGHPVNAFKLMKRLNTEWGDLESLVLSDTTDGFISNLTIQRQYFPTDEDQTGAAKALLRLQDTYRLDANTISTGDLPGVKHKSLMTVEDCYELAKIAYSEADYYHTELWMAQALKQLEEGEVSTIDKVTVLDYLSYAIYQQGEIERALEYTKKLLELDPEHQRAKGNLKYFEFQLEKQKKAAQDEPQKEPEKVEKETTEKKKKPKKKASFQLIPERKKYEMLCRGEGIKMTPRRQSRLFCRYYDNDRNPMYVLAPIKQQDEWDRPYIVRYLDVISDKEIENVKQLAKPRLRRATISNPVTGVLETASYRISKSAWLTGDDHPMIDKINQRIEDLTGLEVDTAEELQVANYGVGGQYEPHFDFGRKDEPDAFKELGTGNRIATWLFYMSDVAAGGATVFPDVGAAVWPQKGTAVFWYNLFASGEGDYSTRHAACPVLVGNKWVSNKWIHERGQEWRRPCGLSESE; from the exons ATGCTGTCGTTAAG GATGAAGCTACCATGTTGGTGTGTATTGTTGCTGAGCTGCCTGCATTCGCTCTCAGCTCACAATGACTTCTTTACCTCCATAG GCCAGATGACCGATCTGTTGTACACGGAAAAAGACCTTGTCACCTCCCTAAAGGACTACATCAGAGCGGAGGAGAACAAGCTTGAGCGTGTCAAGCA ATGGGCCGATAAGTTGGATTCACTGTCAGCCACAGCCACACAGGACCCCGAGGGCTTCCTGGGACACCCTGTCAATGCCTTCAAGCTGATGAAGAGGTTGAACACAGAGTGGGGGGACCTGGAGAGCCTTGTGCTCAGTGACACCACAGATG gaTTTATTTCCAACCTGACTATCCAGAGACAGTACTTCCCCACAGATGAAGACCAGACTGGAGCTGCTAAAGCTCTCCTCCGGTTGCAAGATACTTACAGACTCGATGCCAACACCATCTCAACCGGAGACTTGCCTG GAGTAAAACACAAGAGCCTGATGACAGTGGAGGACTGTTACGAGCTGGCAAAAATCGCTTACTCTGAGGCTGATTACTACCACACAGAGCTGTGGATGGCCCAGGCCCTGAAACAGCTTGAAGAGGGAGAGGTGTCCACTATAGATAAGGTGACAGTGCTCGACTACCTCAGCTACGCCATTTACCAGCAGGGGGAGATAGAACGAGCCCTGGAGTACACCAAGAAGCTGCTTGAACTCG ATCCAGAGCATCAGCGTGCCAAGGGCAACCTTAAATACTTTGAGTTCCAGTtggagaagcagaaaaaggcTGCACAGGATGAGCCTCAAAAAGAACCGgagaaagtggaaaaagaaacaactgagaagaagaaaaagcccAAAAAGAAGGCCTCGTTTCAGCTGATCCCAGAGAGGAAAAAGTATGAGATGCTTTGTCGTGGGGAGGGCATCAAAATG ACCCCCCGAAGGCAGAGTCGGCTCTTCTGTCGATACTACGACAACGATCGCAACCCCATGTACGTGCTGGCACCCATCAAACAGCAGGATGAGTGGGACCGCCCCTACATCGTCCGCTACCTTGACGTCATCTCCGACAAAGAAATTGAGAACGTCAAGCAGCTAGCAAAGCCACGA CTACGCAGGGCCACCATCTCCAACCCCGTCACAGGAGTGCTGGAGACGGCTTCATACCGGATCAGCAAAAG TGCTTGGCTCACTGGCGATGATCACCCAATGATTGACAAGATCAACCAGAGAATTGAAGATCTCACAGGGCTGGAGGTGGACACTGCAGAAGAGCTGCAG GTGGCGAATTATGGTGTTGGAGGTCAATATGAACCTCACTTCGACTTTGGAAGG AAAGATGAGCCAGATGCCTTTAAAGAGCTGGGCACTGGGAACCGCATAGCAACATGGCTCTTCTAT aTGAGTGATGTAGCTGCTGGTGGAGCCACAGTCTTTCCAGATGTTGGTGCAGCAGTTTGGCCCCAAAAG GGGACTGCAGTGTTCTGGTACAATCTGTTTGCCAGCGGGGAGGGAGACTACAGCACCCGACATGCGGCGTGTCCAGTGCTGGTTGGCAACAAGTGGG TATCAAACAAATGGATCCATGAGCGAGGCCAGGAGTGGCGGCGACCTTGTGGCCTTAGTGAAAGTGaatga
- the LOC124066057 gene encoding serine/threonine/tyrosine-interacting-like protein 1: protein MKGWWEQLMHLSNDLNEMGVVLSRVNNSCRVASREPVNTSQTVSSICDREVNSTNSDHSSIIPIGNKVCEPEEVLVPALPEITCVERGYITPQQVYNLLNAEEGQPALFDPYYILILDCRSAERYKESHVVTARAAVTVIHPELGCLISSIELQKYSIILLYAEEGCSPVGSVKARADSPDLQRCFFQLSALGMDPVILLGGFSAFNALYPFLCTPRMVLLEPERHTLTIYPSEILEGALYQGSVSQASDYRIIKNLHITHVVNATANCPDAFPNMLCYLRLRLSDDAQQDLVEALPLASRFINTALKAEPAGRVLVHCSLGRSRSSALTLAFLMEHRHWSLLHALRWLKERRACTAPNINFLRQLLTYEEQLFGTRLTSLDDIRR from the exons ATGAAGGGCTGGTGGGAACAGCTGATGCATCTGTCAAATGACTTGAACGAGATGGGCGTAGTACTGTCCAG AGTGAATAACAGTTGTAGAGTGGCCTCCCGAGAGCCTGTCAACACATCCCAAACAGTGAGCAGCATCTGTGACAGAGAGGTCAATAGTACAAACAGTGACCATTCCTCTATCATACCTATTGGGAACAAAG TGTGTGAGCCAGAGGAGGTGCTAGTTCCCGCTCTTCCAGAAATAACTTGCGTAGAGCGAGGCTACATCACCCCACAGCAGGTGTATAACCTGCTGAACGCGGAGGAAGGCCAGCCCGCCTTGTTCGATCCGTACTATATTCTCATCCTGGACTGTCGCAGCGCAGAGAG gtaCAAGGAGAGCCACGTGGTGACAGCACGGGCTGCTGTGACGGTGATCCACCCTGAGCTGGGCTGTCTAATCAGCTCTATAGAGCTGCAGAAGTATTCAATAATACTGCTGTATGCAGAGGAGGGATGCAGCCCAG TGGGGAGTGTAAAGGCCAGAGCAGACTCCCCAGACCTCCAACGCTGCTTCTTCCAGCTCAGTGCGTTGGGAATGGATCCAGTCATCCTTCTGGGGGGGTTCTCAGCCTTCAATGCCCTCTACCCTTTCCTCTGCACACCACGTATGGTCCTGCTAGAACCTGAGCGGCACACCCTCACCATCTACCCTTCAGAAATCCTGGAAGGAGCTCTCTACCAGGGCTCTGTCTCCCAGGCCTCTGACTACCGCATCATCAAGAATTTACACATCACACATGTGGTCAATGCCACTGCCAACTGCCCTGACGCTTTCCCCAACATGCTATGCTACCTGAGGCTACGTCTGAGCGATGACGCCCAGCAGGACCTGGTGGAGGCGCTGCCGTTGGCATCCAGATTCATCAACACGGCGTTGAAGGCTGAGCCCGCTGGTCGTGTATTGGTCCACTGTAGTCTGGGCAGGAGTCGCAGCTCAGCACTAACGCTGGCCTTCCTCATGGAGCATCGACACTGGTCGCTGCTTCACGCCCTGCGCTggctgaaggagaggagggcaTGCACAGCACCCAACATAAACTTCCTGCGTCAGCTGCTGACCTATGAGGAGCAGCTGTTTGGGACCAGACTCACCTCCCTGGACGACATCCGCCGATGA
- the si:ch211-248a14.8 gene encoding uncharacterized protein si:ch211-248a14.8: protein MIGLKIKYDFQMATDPFIQQPLHRMTVCFLGKSSGRWRRGWCASATKSLSSSHVLKSLVPTFCLAVVVIYGLGDKLRNFVTGIFIPQYHYPYSVAICFFQVLVSLLFLNLLHVLNLVPLKQYSRSLGERLLVPAICNSIHDVLATWSKASSPYAGLYRLMLSLLPVLTVGFSSSLKLASLPSTHISVLISILSGTCFVATVSQGLAGVEPLEYMYSPLALILQSLCLTWLAKVSEAERRNPPDAQASVFDIYYTQLVNQSWILGFLWLLHPDSPWQVLRHSNWRSLLFYGYLFAILLLGMALNFLVGISALCITPLAGAVLQSARQLVQPFFRLL, encoded by the exons ATGATTGGCTTGAAGATTAAATATGACTTTCAGATG GCAACAGATCCCTTCATTCAGCAACCTCTGCACAGAATGACAGTATGTTTTCTGGGTAAAAG TtcggggaggtggaggagggggtggtgtGCCTCAGCCACAAAGAGCCTTTCATCTAGTCATGTACTGAAATCGCTGGTTCCCACCTTCTGCCTAGCGGTCGTGGTGATATACGGCCTGGGTGATAAGCTCCGAAACTTCGTCACTGGCATCTTCATCCCTCAGTACCACTACCCGTATTCAGTGGCTATCTGCTTCTTCCAG GTTCTGGTCTCTCTCTTATTCTTGAACCTCCTCCATGTCCTGAATCTGGTGCCTCTGAAGCAGTACTCCAGGTCCCTGGGTGAGAGGCTACTGGTGCCTGCTATCTGTAACAGTATCCACGATGTGCTGGCCACATGGTCCAAGGCTAGCAGCCCGTATGCCGGCCTCTACCGCCTCATGCTGTCTCTGCTGCCCGTACTAACTGTGGGCTTTAGTTCCAGCCTGAAATTGGCTTCCCTGCCATCTACCCACATCTCTGTTCTGATCTCCATTCTGAGCGGGACATGCTTTGTGGCCACAG TCTCCCAGGGTCTGGCAGGTGTTGAGCCTCTGGAGTACATGTATTCACCTCTGGCTTTGATCCTCCAGAGTCTTTGTCTAACTTGGCTGGCCAAAGTGTCTGAGGCTGAACGCCGTAACCCCCCCGATGCCCAAGCCTCCGTTTTTGACATCTACTACACTCAGCTGGTCAACCAGAGCTGGATTCTGGGTTTCCTGTGGCTGCTGCACCCGGACAGTCCCTGGCAGGTGTTGAGACACAGCAACTGGCGCAGCCTGCTCTTCTATGGGTACCTGTTCGCCATTCTCTTGCTTGGGATGGCGCTGAACTTCCTGGTCGGTATTTCTGCTCTGTGCATCACACCGCTTGCTGGTGCAGTGCTACAATCGGCAAGGCAGCTGGTACAGCCATTTTTTCGCCTTTTGTAG
- the p4ha1b gene encoding prolyl 4-hydroxylase subunit alpha-1b isoform X2 translates to MLSLRMKLPCWCVLLLSCLHSLSAHNDFFTSIGQMTDLLYTEKDLVTSLKDYIRAEENKLERVKQWADKLDSLSATATQDPEGFLGHPVNAFKLMKRLNTEWGDLESLVLSDTTDGFISNLTIQRQYFPTDEDQTGAAKALLRLQDTYRLDANTISTGDLPGVKHKSLMTVEDCYELAKIAYSEADYYHTELWMAQALKQLEEGEVSTIDKVTVLDYLSYAIYQQGEIERALEYTKKLLELDPEHQRAKGNLKYFEFQLEKQKKAAQDEPQKEPEKVEKETTEKKKKPKKKASFQLIPERKKYEMLCRGEGIKMTPRRQSRLFCRYYDNDRNPMYVLAPIKQQDEWDRPYIVRYLDVISDKEIENVKQLAKPRLRRATVHDPQTGKLTTAHYRVSKSAWLTGDDHPMIDKINQRIEDLTGLEVDTAEELQVANYGVGGQYEPHFDFGRKDEPDAFKELGTGNRIATWLFYMSDVAAGGATVFPDVGAAVWPQKGTAVFWYNLFASGEGDYSTRHAACPVLVGNKWVSNKWIHERGQEWRRPCGLSESE, encoded by the exons ATGCTGTCGTTAAG GATGAAGCTACCATGTTGGTGTGTATTGTTGCTGAGCTGCCTGCATTCGCTCTCAGCTCACAATGACTTCTTTACCTCCATAG GCCAGATGACCGATCTGTTGTACACGGAAAAAGACCTTGTCACCTCCCTAAAGGACTACATCAGAGCGGAGGAGAACAAGCTTGAGCGTGTCAAGCA ATGGGCCGATAAGTTGGATTCACTGTCAGCCACAGCCACACAGGACCCCGAGGGCTTCCTGGGACACCCTGTCAATGCCTTCAAGCTGATGAAGAGGTTGAACACAGAGTGGGGGGACCTGGAGAGCCTTGTGCTCAGTGACACCACAGATG gaTTTATTTCCAACCTGACTATCCAGAGACAGTACTTCCCCACAGATGAAGACCAGACTGGAGCTGCTAAAGCTCTCCTCCGGTTGCAAGATACTTACAGACTCGATGCCAACACCATCTCAACCGGAGACTTGCCTG GAGTAAAACACAAGAGCCTGATGACAGTGGAGGACTGTTACGAGCTGGCAAAAATCGCTTACTCTGAGGCTGATTACTACCACACAGAGCTGTGGATGGCCCAGGCCCTGAAACAGCTTGAAGAGGGAGAGGTGTCCACTATAGATAAGGTGACAGTGCTCGACTACCTCAGCTACGCCATTTACCAGCAGGGGGAGATAGAACGAGCCCTGGAGTACACCAAGAAGCTGCTTGAACTCG ATCCAGAGCATCAGCGTGCCAAGGGCAACCTTAAATACTTTGAGTTCCAGTtggagaagcagaaaaaggcTGCACAGGATGAGCCTCAAAAAGAACCGgagaaagtggaaaaagaaacaactgagaagaagaaaaagcccAAAAAGAAGGCCTCGTTTCAGCTGATCCCAGAGAGGAAAAAGTATGAGATGCTTTGTCGTGGGGAGGGCATCAAAATG ACCCCCCGAAGGCAGAGTCGGCTCTTCTGTCGATACTACGACAACGATCGCAACCCCATGTACGTGCTGGCACCCATCAAACAGCAGGATGAGTGGGACCGCCCCTACATCGTCCGCTACCTTGACGTCATCTCCGACAAAGAAATTGAGAACGTCAAGCAGCTAGCAAAGCCACGA TTAAGGCGAGCCACGGTGCATGACCCTCAAACTGGGAAACTTACCACGGCCCATTACAGAGTCTCCAAGAG TGCTTGGCTCACTGGCGATGATCACCCAATGATTGACAAGATCAACCAGAGAATTGAAGATCTCACAGGGCTGGAGGTGGACACTGCAGAAGAGCTGCAG GTGGCGAATTATGGTGTTGGAGGTCAATATGAACCTCACTTCGACTTTGGAAGG AAAGATGAGCCAGATGCCTTTAAAGAGCTGGGCACTGGGAACCGCATAGCAACATGGCTCTTCTAT aTGAGTGATGTAGCTGCTGGTGGAGCCACAGTCTTTCCAGATGTTGGTGCAGCAGTTTGGCCCCAAAAG GGGACTGCAGTGTTCTGGTACAATCTGTTTGCCAGCGGGGAGGGAGACTACAGCACCCGACATGCGGCGTGTCCAGTGCTGGTTGGCAACAAGTGGG TATCAAACAAATGGATCCATGAGCGAGGCCAGGAGTGGCGGCGACCTTGTGGCCTTAGTGAAAGTGaatga